The following nucleotide sequence is from Leishmania mexicana MHOM/GT/2001/U1103 complete genome, chromosome 24.
tgctcggcgcgTGCCTTGTCGCATTGAAGCGcgcccacctccgcctctcgcGCCGCGACGGCCTCCTCCAGGCtgcggatgcgctgctgggcGTTGTCCATGTGCATGCGGCTAAGCTcctgctgatgctgcagctTTTCTAGCAGAACAAGACTCTTGCCCTTCTCTTCGTTGAGGTGGGGAAGCACTGTCGCCTGTTcgctgcggaggcgctgAATAGTGTCGTCACGCTCATGGATTGtctggcgcagctcctcagcAGTGCGCTTGGCGAGCGACTCCACATCCTCTGCGTGGCGTGCAAGGCGTGCGCACTCTGCATCGCGCtgttccccctcctccttgagGCGCCGCACCTCCTTCGACTTCTCGTCGACGCAACGCTGtaaccgctgctgctcctgcaaGGCGGCGCGCAGTTCCATCTCAACCTTGTCAACCCGCTCTTCCGTTGCCTTCAGGGAGAGTGCTAGCTTGTCGCAGTTCGACTTCTCCTGCATGACCTCCTTGAAGGCCATCTGCTTCGCCTCTACGCACTCCCTCACCTCCAGACGgagggcggcgatggtgccgtCCTTCTCGCGTAGCTGGGTCTCCACTGCAGCaagggtggcggcgctcacCTCTGCGGTTTTCCTGATGGCCACCACgccctcctctgctctctctcttgctgccTTGGAGTCTAGTTGAGcccgctctgcctcctcgatgcgctgccgcaggacGTCTTCGCTCCTCTCGTGCGCTGCTAAGCGTTGCGTGAGCTGGGCAACCTCTGCCTGCTGCTTATCGGCCTCCCGCTGTAGGCTCTGAATGACCGTCTCCTTCGCCTCGATGGTGTTTTGCAGGCGGCTCATCTCGCTCCGCATGCTctgccgcacctccgcgACGTGATGGAGTTCTTTCTCCAGCCCCTTCGATCCGCCCGCCCTCTCACTTAGCTCCGTGCGTGCGAGCTCCAGCCGCGCGTGCAAGTCCTGCACCTCGCTctcgtggcggcgccgcatgTCTTCTATGCCGAATGCGTGGTCGTGTTGAagcttctgcagctccttgcCGTGGACGAGCTCGGCGCGgcgcgtctcctcctccttgtctcGCAGCTGCAGATGCAGACGCTGCACGCcagcctgcagctcctccagcttctGCGACAGGCTATGCTCGtcggcagcagtgcgccgttGCGCATCCGCCAGCTCCGACTGCGCGCGGCTCAGTTCGTGCTGCAGACGATCACGCTCCTCAGTTCGCgaggccgcggctgctgtggcaGTAGCCAGCTTCTCGCGCAGCTCTGCTTGCGTGCGAGTGGCCTCCTCACGAGCGCGAGCTAGTGCGTCGGCTCCGTCGCTGATCGTCCGCTCTCGTGTCTCGAGTAGCCGACGCGCGCGGTCCGCATCATCCTGAGATtgtcgcagctgctcctgcagcgtgcgGTTTTGTGCCTGCACCCCCTCGTGCGCCTTTTCCGATACAGCCTTGTAGCGCTCGTGTTGAGCGCAGGctgcctgcagctccgccgcggtGCGCTGGAGCGCCTCTTTCGACCGCGCCAAGGACCGCTCCAGCTCACCAACGCGCTCGGCAGACTCCATCTGCGCTCGACGgcaccgcgccgcctcctcgcgcagctctcGCTCTGTCTGCTGCTTCGTCAAGTCCATCGTCGTGAGCTGGTGTTTCGTGGTATCGAGCGCTTTCGTGGCGGTCTGCAGCAGGACCGTCAACTCTTCCACGTCTTGCTGCGCTTTCCGAAGCGCCTGCTTCGCTGTGCGGTGATCTATTTCTCTGCTAGAGAGCGCTTCTTGCAGCTTTTCTATCTCTTGATTACTCTTTAAACGCTCGCTCGCCGATTTTGCCTCGAGTGCGGCGAGCGCCGACGTGTGCTCGTGAATCGGCATCATTTCCTGGatgcgcgcctgcagctgctgcgcatgtgACCGAGCCTCACCCAGCGTCCGCGTAGCTACCTCCAGCTCACTCTTCAGGttcgcgacagcggcggtcTGCGCCTCCAACTGCAGCTGGGTTGCCGCCCACCCCTCATCGCATTTCGTTTTTTGGGCCTGTACCGCCGCAAGGGTGGCCTTGGCGTCGGATAATTCACATTCCAGTCGGTGAAGCTTTGCCGCAGCTTCAGCTGTCGCTACCGCGTGGTCCTTGGCGCgctcctcgctctcttgcAGTTGCTTCTTGAGGGCCTCCGAGTTGAGCACGAGTTTGTGAACCGTCTCCTCATCACGCGCGGACTGCGCCTGCATCTCCTTCAGTTTTCTGCTCttgctctgcagctgctccgcaaGCTGTCTCTGCTTCGCGGTGTggttctcctccctctgcccgGCAACTGCCTCTTGATCTTGCAGTTGTCGGAGCAGACGGTGAAGCTGGTCATCCTTGTCGTTGATGACTCGCAGGTACTCCTCCAGGAGCTGGTCAACGTGGTCGCCTGGTACTGGCCCACTCTTCTGTGCCCCATCGGAGACCATGGTGCAGAAGCACAAAACGTGGAGCCGGTGTAACTCACTGTTGTGAGTCACCTcgtcgtctctcgctctgccgCTCGTGTCCACGCGCTCTCCCGTGCGAGGAGAAAGGGACGGCGCACACCGTAGACACGACGGGGAGCGGGGGTAAAAGGGTGGCCGGGAGACCGATGAGATACGCACAGGCCCGGCTCAAACTAAAAGAAGTGACAACGTCAAGTGCGTACCTGCAGACGATCCACCATcgaaggaagaggggagagaggcgaggaggaatGGAGGAGCGATACGTTGTTGGACGAGTGATATGCGTGTGGACATTGCGGAAGTGGTGATCCGCACAAATGAGCACCACTGCCGGGTGACGGGACGCCTCATGACGCCACAGcccagcgcacacgccgtgtTACGCACAGACGCCCAGTCACTGTCTacaccgcaccgccccctcGTTTTGAGCTGGCGGCGGGACCAGAtcgactctctctctgccgaACAGGAGAGCAGCCCCGTGGCACAAGGTGCAACCGTGAACTGTAAACACAACTCTTTGGCGATACGCGCACAACACGCCGATGCACCGGTGCATCCACCAGCAGGAATGTACCCCAACCTCCAGCAGGCCACTATGCCCTCTGACGCCGACTCTAGCTCAACCGCGGACATCGACGTGTGGGGCGCAAAGACGGCCCAAGCAAAGGCAGCCCAAAGGCGTGGACCatgagagcgagagacacaTACACGGGCAATGGCGAACACTGTGCAGACACACCCTCTATGAGCGTGATTCAGGTCAAACTTCAGTCAGCATGTGCACCACACGGTGTGGTAAGCTGGACTTCAACTGCTCCCGTGATTCCGGCGACTTGAGCATGAGcgtggcgcggctgtgcgctGGCACCACTGTCTTTCCGCTAAGAGCATTGTTCTCCATGAGCTCCTTCAGTGAGTTCGCCACTCGCTTCACTGCTTCCGGGGTGGTCACCCATACCACACAGCGGCTGCGACGATCTTTGAATGGCGCTATCAACGCCGCCCTGAGCTGATCAACCGACTCGAAGGGTCCGGACAGCGTaacgacagcgccgccgctgcactggGTCGCAAACGACAGTGAGTCCAGCCCCGTCTCCTCTGTTCGCCAGTGGACCCCGCTCACTCCAGTGCGACGGCTGAGGACGGCTT
It contains:
- a CDS encoding ML protein; the encoded protein is MVSDGAQKSGPVPGDHVDQLLEEYLRVINDKDDQLHRLLRQLQDQEAVAGQREENHTAKQRQLAEQLQSKSRKLKEMQAQSARDEETVHKLVLNSEALKKQLQESEERAKDHAVATAEAAAKLHRLECELSDAKATLAAVQAQKTKCDEGWAATQLQLEAQTAAVANLKSELEVATRTLGEARSHAQQLQARIQEMMPIHEHTSALAALEAKSASERLKSNQEIEKLQEALSSREIDHRTAKQALRKAQQDVEELTVLLQTATKALDTTKHQLTTMDLTKQQTERELREEAARCRRAQMESAERVGELERSLARSKEALQRTAAELQAACAQHERYKAVSEKAHEGVQAQNRTLQEQLRQSQDDADRARRLLETRERTISDGADALARAREEATRTQAELREKLATATAAAASRTEERDRLQHELSRAQSELADAQRRTAADEHSLSQKLEELQAGVQRLHLQLRDKEEETRRAELVHGKELQKLQHDHAFGIEDMRRRHESEVQDLHARLELARTELSERAGGSKGLEKELHHVAEVRQSMRSEMSRLQNTIEAKETVIQSLQREADKQQAEVAQLTQRLAAHERSEDVLRQRIEEAERAQLDSKAARERAEEGVVAIRKTAEVSAATLAAVETQLREKDGTIAALRLEVRECVEAKQMAFKEVMQEKSNCDKLALSLKATEERVDKVEMELRAALQEQQRLQRCVDEKSKEVRRLKEEGEQRDAECARLARHAEDVESLAKRTAEELRQTIHERDDTIQRLRSEQATVLPHLNEEKGKSLVLLEKLQHQQELSRMHMDNAQQRIRSLEEAVAAREAEVGALQCDKARAEQQLLEVQTQVATLTGTLDSREHKYQQRKEEVQKALQQVEEVKAATVVTLERAEEQTAAANAIRERYKAEKTKMEVLLQRMEERVRASVKREKEDRQRETDLIEKLTETEEALRRAQSTVDSRVSEVKARYEEMCRKQKESFCDATNDAMAAEKLATSLQMQLHEAQRRALSAEGSYRELQRHVAASRALALEEYAEEATEMKRACMDLVLRAHSGTVSRAASVARDSWSVAQKTAAELCEGARDTERQLARLQLRHKAEMRAVEEAHHRRMEAAAAEHHEEVARAQRELAEAERCVLTLKEAAQRTDDDREQRMHALKDSLERATALLEMEKRQTASLHERIASDEAKRSSDARAAEEERRSMQHHYDKLKRQLDDRVVEQKHNEDELRELRAEVAALQRVLGEKTREAKQEADRATKEQERLVAAVEAREAAQQRCDELQKQMNFMRGQLETARLNHERVVTEHQATQRGRDMRLEAAQAELATAVAERRRYQREVESLEQRVKELTKEVQTLRQHEAEILGQLQSYKAEASALRERCANVESLKNISEASLAETQARERDLMEKIEELRNAQQLMQLCFDKQQEQLEVGRRLRQQDALQGSRFPS